CCCCTCGGCGCCCCTGCTCGCCCCGGCGGGGCCGGTTTCGGAGAACGGAGCGGCCCGGTGGTTCCGCAGGCACGCCGAAGGAGTGTTCGACGAGGCCGACGTGCGGGAACGCACCGAGGAACTGGCCGAGTTCGTCCACCGGGCGCGTGAGCACTACGGGCTCACCGACCGCAGGATCGTCGCCGCCGGTTTCTCCAACGGAGCCAACATCGCGGCGGCGATGACCCTGCTGCGGCCGGACGTGCTCAGCGAGGCCGTTCTGTTCGCGGCCATGCTGCCGGTGTCCGATCCGCCGTGGCACGAGCTCACGGGCAGCAGGGTGTGGATGTCCAACGGCGAACGGGACCCGATGGCACCGCTGCCCGCGGTGGAGCGGCTGACCGAGACGTTCCGGGAGCGCGGTGCCGAGGTGACCGCACATCGTCACCGGGGCGGGCACGAGATCACCGGTGAAGCGTTGGAGCGGGCCGCTGCCTGGCTGAACACCTGAACGATCTTCCCGCGGGGAAGCGCTCCCGCGGCGTCACCGCGTCGAGCGGGAGCGCGTTTCCCGCAGCGTTCGCTTGCCCCCGCGGTAGAGATTCAGGGCTTTCCGGGAGACCGGATGTTGCTCGCAGAGGTGCACCAGGCTCTGCCTGACTCCGGTGGGGGCCGGATCCCGTGGGGCCGGCTCCGGTTCCAGCACGCGGACGGGGGGATCGCCGATCAACTCCGCCAGCAGTTCGACGGCCACCTCGGTCGTTTCCTCCGGATCGGCTGCGTCCGGGTGGGACCGCGGGGTGGTGGAGCTCTCCTCCGGGCGCAGTTCCTCCAGGTCGCCGATCACGTGGTAGCCGCTTTCGGTCAGTTCGGAGATTATCCGTTCGGACTGTTCACCGATCCACTGCCGGTGCTCGGCGGGGACCTCGATGGGGGTCAGCGGTTTCCTGCCGCCGAGGATCCCGCCCGCTATGCGGGATTTGACCGTCTCGTCGTGCTCGGACCAGGGGATTCGTTCGTTCAACCGCTGGTTGAGCTTTCTGATTACTTCGGTTTCGGCCACGCCGAGCGACCGATTGGGTCGCCGCACCGCGGTGTCGAACGCTTCCGGCTGGAGGCCGATGAGCTCCGCGAAGCGGTTCCAGACCGTGGTCGGATCACCGCCCTTGGGGGGAACGGTGATCACGTGCACCCGTTCCGCGGGAATGTCGGCGGCCCACTTGTCCAGAATCGCGGCCGTGTCCTGGCGCGGCCAGAACAACTCGCTGAGCGGGTTCGTCTCCTCGGCCGTTCCCCGGATTCCCCCGACGAATTCCTCGAAGGACAGCGTGTGGCGGTTCTTGACGTCCTCCTGCCACACGGCGGGAAGCTGACGCAGCAGGTCGCGCGCCGTGCACACGAGATGCACCTCGGCGGAGCCCAGGTCGTTCATCGCCCGTTCGATCTGCTCCGGGGTGGCGGTGCAGAACAACTCGTGGGAGATGACGACGGTTCCCGGCCACTCGGCCGCCTCCGCCACGAGACGGTTCCACGCGTGCGGCACGTTCTCGTCGAACCAGTCCGACTGGAACTGCTTGTTCTGTAAATCCAGGGCCGCGTGGAAATGCGCGTCAGGACGGCTCCCCGGGTACAGCACTCCCGCACGGCCGAGGTCCGCTCGGTTGTTCCAGAGGACCTCCTGCAAGTACGTCGTCCCGGTTTTGGGCGAGCCGAGGTGGATGTAGACCCGTTCGGGGCCTGCAGGGTTCATCGATTCTCACAGCTCCTGTCGGTGATGACTCGGGGCACACGCTGAACGGAGTGCGACAGCCTAACAACCCCGCGGGACTCCCCGGGAAAGCGCTCACGGTGTGATCAACGGCGACGCTTCCGCGAACGACAACGGACGGGAGGAGTTCTCCCTCCTGAGAGAGTCGGTGCCCCCTGGAAGGAGGATTCGAGAGATCCCGGTTTCTGTACAGTAGTCACCACGTATGCGTACGGGTCGGGGCGTTTCGAGATGATCGCACCGCCAGTTCCACCTAAGTGTCGTACGGGAAGGAACCGACGATGGATTTCTCGGGAGCTACGCTCTGGTTGACCGGTTTACCCGGGGCGGGCAAGTCCACCATCGCCGAAGCCGTGGGGGAGAGCCTTCGTGGGCGGGGCGCGCGAGTGGAGATCCTCGACGGGGATCGTTTGCGCACCAACCTGTCGGCCGATCTCGGATTCAGCGCGGCTGATCGGGCGGAGCACGTCCGCCGTACAGGGTTCGTGGCCAGGTTGCTGGCCGCGAACGGGGTCACTGTTCTCGTGCCGGTGATAGCGCCCTACTCGGAGGTGCGTTCCGGCGTGCGCGAACAGCACGAGGCGCACGGGTGTCCTTACTTCGAGGTGCACGTGGCGACTCCGGCGACGGAGTGCATGCGCCGCGATCCCAAGGGGCTTTACAGGCGTGCCGCTTCCGGGGAGCTGTCCGGCCTCACCGGATACGACGCCGAGTACCAGGAGCCCAACGACCCGGATCTGAGGTTGGACACCACCGCCACCGACATAGCCACGGCACGGGACACCGTGCTGGGGATGTTGGCGCGTGCCGTGACCGCGCCCGCGCATTTGTCCTTCACGGAAGGTGACGAGGAGGTCCTCGACGGGGAGCAGCGGCTGTACTCGCTGTGATCGCTGTTCGGGATCGTTCTCCGGAGGCCCCGATTCCGGGCTCGGGGTGCGGGAGAGCACGGAAGGTGCGCGGGAGCTTTCGCGAGCAGGTGGAACGGAGTTTCGTTCTTTCCCGTTCGGAGGTTGAGAGAACACCTCGCGGTGCCGCCGCTCGGACACGCGGCCCCGGATCGCGGCTCTCGCGTGGGGAGTGCGTGTCCGCGGTGATCGATTCCGGAACCGCCGAGTCGTGCGGAGGTCCGGGAGGCACCGGGGGCACCTCCGCGGTGCCCTGAAGCGATCCGCCGACGGCGGACTTCGCCGGGCGGGGTCGGAAAGCGTCGCTTCGCGAACGCTCCGGCCCCGTCCTCCTCTTTCCGGCGGGAATCCCGCCGATGGCTCGGCTCTTCCCGCGAGTCGAGAAGTCGGGTTGCATCGCTTCGTCCGCAGGCGGGGCCCGCTCGAAGTTCGTCGTGTCACCGCGGCCGGGTTCGGCCGCCCCGCGCTCCCCGGGCGATCCGCGGTGGAACGCGGGCGCGCGGCGGTATTGACCGGAGGGGGACGCACGATTATGTTCGCATAAAGCACGTACGTTCTCTCAGCGAACAGAGTTGGCTGATGGCGATCCGTGCGGATTCTGTGCGAACACCGCGGAACGGAGTGGTCAGTGGCACGCATTTTGCAGCTCGACACGGCGGTGGCCGAGCTAGTCGACGACGGAGACACCGTCGCCCTGGAAGGATTCACGCATCTCATTCCGGTCGCGGCGGGACACGAGATCATCCGACAACGGACCAGGAACCTGACGCTGGTCAGGATGACCCCCGACGTGATCTACGATCAGCTCATCGGGGCCGGGTGCGCGGACAAGCTCGTCTTCTCCTGGGGCGGCAATCCCGGAGTGGGCTCGTTGCACCGGTTCAGGGACGCGGTACAGCACTCCTGGCCCGTGCCGTTGGAGATCGAGGAGCACAGCCACGCCGGCATGGCCAATCGTTACGTGGCGGGGGCTTCCGGGCTGCCTTTCGCGGTGCTGCGTGGCTACGCGGGCACCGATCTGCCGAACCACACCGACACGATCAGCACGGTCCGCTGCCCCTTCACGGGGGAGGAACTGGCCGCCGTCGCGGCCCTCAGTCCGGACGTCGGCATCGTCCACGCCCAACGCGCGGACCGGGCGGGCAACGTACAGCTCTGGGGCATCACGGGAGTGCAGAAGGAAACCGTGCTCGCCTCGGCGCGGTCGCTGGTGACCGTCGAGGAGGTGGTCGACGAGCTGCCGGAACAACCGGGGGCCATGGTCCTGCCGACCTGGGCGGTCACCGCGGTGGCCGAGGTTCCCGGAGGCGCGCACCCCTCCTACGCCCAGGGGTACTACGAGAGGGACAACGGCTACTACCAGGACTGGGACGCGATCGGCCGGGACCGGGAGCGGTTCCGGGAATGGTTGGACACCGAGATTCACGGTGCGGAGAGGAGCGCACGATGAGCAGTCCTCGACCCGATTCCGCAACCGGGGGCGAGTTCACCTCGGACGAGATGATGACCGTGGCCGCCGCCCGCTCGTTGCGTGACGAGGCGGTGTGTTTCGTCGGTATCGGACTGCCGAGCACGGCGGCCAACCTCGCGCGGCGCACCCACGCTCCGGGACTGGTGCTGATCTACGAGTCCGGCACCCTCGGCGCCGAACCGGAACGGCTGCCGCTGTCGATCGGGGACGGTGTTCTCGCGGAGACCGCCGATTCCGTGGTCGGTGTTCCCGAGATCTTCAACTACTGGTTGCAGCCGGGCAGGGTCGACGTCGGTTTTCTCGGCGGTGCTCAGGTGGATCGTTACGGCAATATCAACACCACCGTCATCGGGGATGACTACCACGATCCGAAGGTCCGTCTTCCCGGTGCGGGAGGCGCGCCGGAGATCGCCACTTCCTGCGGTGAGGTGCTCATCGTGATGCGGCACAATCCGAAGGCGTTCGTCTCCGCGGTGGACTTCGTCACCTCTGTGGGACACGGCCGGGACGGCCGTGCGCGCGAACAGCTGGGACTGCCGGGCAAGGGACCGGTGCGGGTGATCACCGACCTCGGCGTGCTGGAGCCGGAGCCCGCGACCGGGGAACTGATCCTGAGCCGGGTCGCGCCCGAGGTCGGGGTGGAAGAGGTGCGCGCTGCCACCGGCTGGCCGCTGCGCACCGCTGACGAGGTGGGAATGCAGGAGCCGCCCACCGAGCGGGAGTTGACGATCCTGCGGGAACTGAAGGCAACCGTCGGGAACGGAGAGTCGTCTTGAGCAACGAGGTATACGTACTCGACGCGGTACGCACCCCGGTGGGGCGTTACGGCAAGGGACTCGCCGAGGTCCGCCCCGACGACCTCGCCGCGCACACCGTCAGGGCACTGCTGGACAGGAGTCCCGACCTGGACCCGGCCCGGGTGTGCGACGTGCTGTTCGGCGATGCCAACGGGGCGGGCGAGGACAACCGCAACGTGGCGCGGATGGCGGCGCTGCTGGCCGGGCTGCCGACCAGCGTCCCCGGGGCCACGGTCAACCGGTTGTGCGGCTCGGGACTGGAAGCCGTCATCGAGGCGAGCAGGTTCGTGCAGGCCGGTGACGGGGACGTGGTGCTGGCGGGCGGAGTCGAGTCGATGAGCCGCGCGCCGTGGGTGCTGCAGAAGCCGGAGCGCGCTTACCCGCGGGGACACGAAACGCTGCACTCCACGACGCTGGGGTGGCGCATGGTCAACCCCGAGATGCCGCCGGAATGGACCATCTCCCTGGGGGAGAGCGCGGAGATCCTGGCGGACCGTTACGGGATCACCCGCGCGGATCAGGACGCGTTCGCCGCGCGCAGTCACGAGCGGGCCGCTGCCGCCTGGCGCGACGGTCTCTTCGCCGACGAGGTGGCCCCGGTTCCCGGGACCGAGCTCACCGAGGACGAGGGGGTCAGGACGGACTCCTCACCGGAAAAGCTCGGCAAGCTCAAACCGGTCTTCCGCTCGGGGGGAACGGTCACGGCGGGCAATTCCTCCCCGATGAACGACGGTGCCGCCGCAGTGCTGCTCGGTAGCGAGCGGGGCGCCGAGCAGGCCGGTGCCGAACCGCTGGCACGGGTCGTCAGCAGGGGTGTCGCGGCAGTGGACCCCGACGTCTTCGGCATCGGTCCGGTGGAGGCCGCGCGCACCGCGCTGGAGCGCGCCGGGATCGGCTGGGGCGATCTGAGCGCGGTCGAGCTCAACGAGGCGTTCGCGGCGCAGTCGTTGGCCTGCTTGGCGGAGTGGCCCGAGCTCGACCCGGAGATCGTCAATCAGCGGGGCGGTGCGATCGCCATCGGCCACCCGCTCGGAGCCTCGGGGGCACGCATCCTCACCACGCTGGCGCATCAACTGCGCCGCGCCGGAGGCGGTTGGGGGCTCGCCGCGATCTGCATCGGGGTCGGTCAGGGTCTTGCCGTCGTGCTGCACGCGTGACTGGTGTTGGCGGCTGACCGGCTTCCCCTCGCGGCGCTCTCGTGCCGAAAGGGGACCCGGTCCGGTCGGCACCCCGAGCGGGAAGCCTTGCTGAGGAACGGAAGAACTCTACAGCCATCGGGAGTGAGCATGTCCACTGACTCGATCGAGGGGCAGGCAGGCCGGCTGCTGTTGCCCAGCTACGCGCGTGACGACTCCAGCCATCCGGCTCTGGACACCCCCGAGTACAAGTCCACGTCACTGCGTCACCCGAGCCAGCCACTTCAACGTTTACCGCAGAACCTCACCGAGGTCACCGGACCGGTGCTCGGCCACGAGCGGGTGTCCGAAACCGACCACGACCTGACGATCCAGCACGACGACGAGCCACTGGGCGAGCGGATCGTGGTCAGTGGACGAGTGCTCGACTCGGACGGGAAACCCGTGCCGGACACCCTGGTCGAGGTCTGGCAGGCCAACGCCGCGGGCCGGTACCGGCACGCGGGTGACCGGCACCCGGCCCCGCTGGACCCGAACTTCTCCGGTGTCGGCCGCTGCGTGACCGACGAGCACGGTCGCTACCGGTTCGTCACCATCAAGCCCGGTGCCTATCCGTGGCGAAACCACGACAACGCCTGGCGCCCGGCGCACATCCATTTCTCGCTGTTCGGGCGCGCCTTCACGCAGCGGCTGGTCACCCAGATGTACTTTCCCGGCGACCCGTTGTTCTACCAGGACCCGATCTTCAACTCGGTGCGCGACCCGAAGGCGCGCGAGCGGATGATCTGCGAGTTCGATCTGGACAGCACGGTCCCGGAATGGGCGTTGTCGTACCACTTCGACATCGTGCTGCGCGGTAGCGGGGCGACGCCGTTCGAGAACGAGGAGGACGACGATGACGACTGAGCACGGCGAGCCCGCGACCACGCCGTCCCAGACGGTGGGGCCCTTCTTCGCGCTGCCGGACGGTTTGCCCTGGCCGGACGGCCCCGAGGTCGTCGGCTCGGAGACCGACGAAGCCTTCCTGCTGCGGGGGCGTCTGCTGGACGGCGCGGGCGAAGCGATCCCGGACGGCCTGATCGAGATATGGCAGGCCGACCAGCACGGTCGGTTCGACCACCCGGACGATCCGCGTGGGCCGAGCGCCTCCATGCGCGGTTTCGGGCGGTGCGCCACCGACTCGGACGGGCGGTTCTGGTTCCGCACGGTCCGACCCGGTGCGCTTCCCACCCCGGAGGGAGAACGGGAGGCCCCGCACATCGACGTGACCGTGCTGGCCCGTGGCATGCTCGCTCGGGTGGTGACCAGGATCTACTTCCCGGACGAGGCGGCCAATGCCACCGACCCCGTGCTGTCCACCGTGGACCGGCGACGTCGCGACACCCTGATCGCGGTTGCCGAGGACGGGGGGTTCCGTTTCGACATCAGGTTGCAGGGCGCGGGCGAGACCGTCTTCTTCGCGGTCTGACCGTTGCTTTCCGGCGGAGTCGGTCGCTGCCCGGTGTCGGGCCGTCCGCTCGCGAGGCAGCGGCGGGGTCCGCTCCGGCGAACCCGCGCCGACCCGAACAGCGAACATCAGCGAGGAGGGGAACGGTTTGTTCACCCCCACGTTCGTCACCGAACGATTCGCCGCGTGCACCGACCGCCGCGCGTGGTTGGCCGCCATGCTCGACTTCGAAGCCGCTTTGGCCCGCGCGCAGGCCGATGTCGGAGTGCTCGACCCGGGAGTCGCCGAGCGGATCGCCCGTGAGTGCGTGGTGGACGGGTTCGACGTCGACTCGATCGCCGAGCGCGCGGCGGACTCGGCGACACCGGTGATCCCGTTGGTCGGCGATCTGACCGAACGGGTGCCGGAGGACGCGTCAGGTTGGGTGCATCGGGGGGCCACGAGTCAGGACGTCGTGGACACCGCCGCCATGCTGGTGTCTCGCACGGCCCTGGACCTGCTGTTGGAGGAGCTGCACGGCGTGGCCGACGAGTGCGCGCGGCTCACGCGGGAGCACCGGGACACCGTGATGACCGGCCGGAGCCTGCTGCAACAGGCGCTGCCGACCACTTTCGGGAGGAAGACCGCGAGCTGGCTCGGCGGGGTGGTCGACGCGACCGAGTCGGTGTCGCGGGTGCGGCGGGACCGGCTCGCCGTCCAGTTCGGGGGACCGGTGGGAACGCTGGCCACGCTGGGAACGAGCGGAATTCCGGTCGCTGCCGCGCTGGCCGAACGGCTCGGTCTGGCCGAGCCGGTGCTTCCCTGGCACACCGAGCGTACGAGGACGGGGGAGCTGGCCTCCGCCCTGGGAACCGTGGCCGGAACGCTCGGAAAGATCGCTCTGGACGTCAAGCTGAGCGCTCAGACCGAGTTGGGTGAGCTCTCCGAGGGACACTCCGGTGGTTCCTCGGCGATGCCGCACAAGCGGAACCCGGTCCGGGCCGTTCGCGTGACGGCCGCGGCTCGGCGGGTTCCCGGCCTGGTCGCCACGTTGCTCTCGGCCATGCCCCAGGAGCACGAGCGAGGCGCGGGGGACTGGCAGGCCGAGTGGGAACCGCTCACGGAGCTGTTGCGGCTCACGGGTTCCGCCGCTTCGCTGACCAGGGAGATGTTGGCCGACCTGCGGGTGAACACCACGGCCATGCGCACCAATCTGGACGTCACCAAGGGGGCGCTGCTCGCCGAGCGCGTCTCCGCGGTCCTCGCACCGGAGCTCGGTGCGCGACGGGCCAAGGAACTGGTCACCGGGCTGGTGAACAGGATCGGGGACAACGAGGGCGGACTGCGGGCGGAACTGCTCGAGGACCCGACGGTGCGTTCGGTGTTGTCCGAGGAGGCCGTGCTGGAGGTGACCGACCCGGAGGGATACCTGGGGTCGGCCGAGGGATTCGTCGATCGTGCGCTGGATGCGTACACGCGTTGGAAGGAGACGAGTGCCGGTGATTCCGGACTATGAACTGACCGGTCCGCCGCAGGCCCCGGTGGTGGTGCTGTCCAACTCGCTGGGCACGGACCGGACGATGTGGGACGCGCAGCTTCCCGCCCTGTCCGCGCGGTTCCGGGTGCTGCGTTACGACCAGCGCGGTCACGGAAAGACCCCGGCCACGTCCGGTCCCTACGACCTGGAGCTGCTCGGACGTGACGTGCTCGATCTGCTGGATCACCTCGAGCTCGGAAGGGTCCACTTCGCCGGTGTCTCGCTCGGGGGGATGACCGGCATGTGGTTGGCGTGCAACGCGCCGGAACGGATCGACCGGCTCGCCCTGCTGTGCACCTCCGCGGCCCTGGGGGCCGCGTCCGACTGGCGGGAGCGTGCGGAGTTCGTGCGGGCGAACGGCACCTCGGCGATGGTGCAGTCCACTCTGCAGCGCTGGTTCACGCCCGAACTGGCTTCCGGGCAGGACGTGTCCGCCAAGTACGGTGCGATGATCGCGGCCACCGACGACGAGGGCTACGCGGGGTGCTGCGAGGCCATCGCGACGATGGAGCTGGACGAGCGGTTGGGAGAGATCACCGCTCCCACGCTCGTGGTGGCGGGATATGATGATCCGGCGACACCGCCCGAGCACGCCGAACGCATCGCCGGGGGGGTCGCCGGTGCGCGACTGAAGGTGTTGGAAAACGCCGCGCACCTGGCCAATGTGGAGCGGTCCGAGCAGGTCGATCGTCTGCTGGATGAGCATTTCGCGGGTGGGGAACAGCGTATGTCCGTCGGTGCCGAGGGAGCTGCCGGTGAGGAGGTCGTCCAGGACAGGACCGGAACCGGAACGGCAGTTCGCAGACAGGTGCTCGGCGACGCCCACGTCGACCGTGCCAACGAGCGGACCACGGAGTTCACCGCGCCCTTCCAGGACTTCATCACCCGCTACGCTTGGGGGGAGCTCTGGGCCTCGGAGGAGATGGACCGGCCGACCCGCAGCTGTGTCACCCTCGCGATCCTGGCGGCGACCGGCAATCACGACGAGCTCGCGATGCACGTTCGAGCGGCTCGGCGCAACGGCGTGGCCGTGGAGACCATCAGGCAGGTGCTGATGCACGTGGCCGTCTACGCCGGTGTGCCCAAGGCCAACAGCGCCTTCGCGCTCGCCGACCGGATATTGTCCGAAGAGGGCGAACAGAGCGGTGCTTGAGATCCAACGAGGGGGTGGCGTGATGGAGCCAGAGGCCGAGTCCGGCGTGGGGCCGGTGCAGTCCTTGGCCCGTGGACTCATGGTGATCCGCGCCTTCGACGAGACACGTCCGGAGATGACCCTCAGCGAGGTCGCCCGCACCACCGGGCTCTCCCGCGCCTCCACCCGTCGTTTTCTGCACACCCTCGTGCAGCTGGGCTACGTCTGGACCGACGGTCGGCTGTTCGCGCTGACCCCCAGGGTGCTCGAACTCGGTTTCTCCTACCTGTCCAGCCTGTCCCTGCCGGAGATCGCCCAGCCCCACCTGGAGCGGTTGACCGCCCAGGTGCACGAGTCGGTGTCGGTGTCGGTGCTCGACGGGGACGAGATCGTCTACGTGGGGCGGGTGCCGACTTCGCGGATCATGACCGTGGCCATCAACATCGGCACCCGCTTTCCGGCCTATGCCACTTCGATGGGGCGGGTGCTGCTGGCGAGCCTCGACGAGGAGGAGCTGGCGAAGTACCTGGACCGTGTTCGTCCGGAACCGTTGGCTCCCCAGACCGTGACCAGCGCGGGGGAGCTGCGCCGTGAACTGGAGCGCATCCGCTCCCAGGGGTGGGCGATCGTCGACCAGGAACTGGAGGCGGGACTGCGTTCGGTGGCCGCCCCCATCCGGGACCGCTCCGACCGGGTGGTGGCTGCCGTGAACGTTTCCTCGCACGCCAGCAGGACCGGTCCCGAGCAGGCGCGCGAGGAGCTCCTTCCGCCGTTGTTGGAGACGGCGGCCAGGATCGAGGCCGATCTGCGGGTGGCTCCGCAGGCCGGCAGCAGCGCGCGGTGAGGCTGGCCGGTAACCGGTCCCGGACGTAGTCCGATCACGAACCCTGAGTCCACATCAGACGTGTTTCTCCGGTCAGGGCGAAGACCTCGGCGGCGCGCGTGGCCGAGCGGAAGCTTCCGCGCCCGCCGCCGTCGCGGTCGACCACTTCAGCCCGGTCGGGTAGCTCCAGCCCCCAGGCGGCCACGTGACCGTCGACGAGTTCTCCCTCCTCGTCCCGGGTGAGCTCGCAGAGGGCGAAAACTCCGGGGCGGGTGGTCAGCGCGGTTTCGAGGACGGCCAGTTCTTCCGGATCCGGCGCGAAGTCGTCTGTCATCGTTTTC
This genomic stretch from Actinopolyspora halophila DSM 43834 harbors:
- the pcaG gene encoding protocatechuate 3,4-dioxygenase subunit alpha encodes the protein MTTEHGEPATTPSQTVGPFFALPDGLPWPDGPEVVGSETDEAFLLRGRLLDGAGEAIPDGLIEIWQADQHGRFDHPDDPRGPSASMRGFGRCATDSDGRFWFRTVRPGALPTPEGEREAPHIDVTVLARGMLARVVTRIYFPDEAANATDPVLSTVDRRRRDTLIAVAEDGGFRFDIRLQGAGETVFFAV
- the pcaD gene encoding 3-oxoadipate enol-lactonase, giving the protein MIPDYELTGPPQAPVVVLSNSLGTDRTMWDAQLPALSARFRVLRYDQRGHGKTPATSGPYDLELLGRDVLDLLDHLELGRVHFAGVSLGGMTGMWLACNAPERIDRLALLCTSAALGAASDWRERAEFVRANGTSAMVQSTLQRWFTPELASGQDVSAKYGAMIAATDDEGYAGCCEAIATMELDERLGEITAPTLVVAGYDDPATPPEHAERIAGGVAGARLKVLENAAHLANVERSEQVDRLLDEHFAGGEQRMSVGAEGAAGEEVVQDRTGTGTAVRRQVLGDAHVDRANERTTEFTAPFQDFITRYAWGELWASEEMDRPTRSCVTLAILAATGNHDELAMHVRAARRNGVAVETIRQVLMHVAVYAGVPKANSAFALADRILSEEGEQSGA
- the cysC gene encoding adenylyl-sulfate kinase, which translates into the protein MDFSGATLWLTGLPGAGKSTIAEAVGESLRGRGARVEILDGDRLRTNLSADLGFSAADRAEHVRRTGFVARLLAANGVTVLVPVIAPYSEVRSGVREQHEAHGCPYFEVHVATPATECMRRDPKGLYRRAASGELSGLTGYDAEYQEPNDPDLRLDTTATDIATARDTVLGMLARAVTAPAHLSFTEGDEEVLDGEQRLYSL
- the pcaB gene encoding 3-carboxy-cis,cis-muconate cycloisomerase; translated protein: MFTPTFVTERFAACTDRRAWLAAMLDFEAALARAQADVGVLDPGVAERIARECVVDGFDVDSIAERAADSATPVIPLVGDLTERVPEDASGWVHRGATSQDVVDTAAMLVSRTALDLLLEELHGVADECARLTREHRDTVMTGRSLLQQALPTTFGRKTASWLGGVVDATESVSRVRRDRLAVQFGGPVGTLATLGTSGIPVAAALAERLGLAEPVLPWHTERTRTGELASALGTVAGTLGKIALDVKLSAQTELGELSEGHSGGSSAMPHKRNPVRAVRVTAAARRVPGLVATLLSAMPQEHERGAGDWQAEWEPLTELLRLTGSAASLTREMLADLRVNTTAMRTNLDVTKGALLAERVSAVLAPELGARRAKELVTGLVNRIGDNEGGLRAELLEDPTVRSVLSEEAVLEVTDPEGYLGSAEGFVDRALDAYTRWKETSAGDSGL
- a CDS encoding alpha/beta hydrolase — translated: MTSNGLFLRHAFAEGDPGSPVLLLLHGTGGGPEDIAVLGQRIAPSAPLLAPAGPVSENGAARWFRRHAEGVFDEADVRERTEELAEFVHRAREHYGLTDRRIVAAGFSNGANIAAAMTLLRPDVLSEAVLFAAMLPVSDPPWHELTGSRVWMSNGERDPMAPLPAVERLTETFRERGAEVTAHRHRGGHEITGEALERAAAWLNT
- the pcaH gene encoding protocatechuate 3,4-dioxygenase subunit beta — translated: MSTDSIEGQAGRLLLPSYARDDSSHPALDTPEYKSTSLRHPSQPLQRLPQNLTEVTGPVLGHERVSETDHDLTIQHDDEPLGERIVVSGRVLDSDGKPVPDTLVEVWQANAAGRYRHAGDRHPAPLDPNFSGVGRCVTDEHGRYRFVTIKPGAYPWRNHDNAWRPAHIHFSLFGRAFTQRLVTQMYFPGDPLFYQDPIFNSVRDPKARERMICEFDLDSTVPEWALSYHFDIVLRGSGATPFENEEDDDDD
- a CDS encoding IclR family transcriptional regulator codes for the protein MEPEAESGVGPVQSLARGLMVIRAFDETRPEMTLSEVARTTGLSRASTRRFLHTLVQLGYVWTDGRLFALTPRVLELGFSYLSSLSLPEIAQPHLERLTAQVHESVSVSVLDGDEIVYVGRVPTSRIMTVAINIGTRFPAYATSMGRVLLASLDEEELAKYLDRVRPEPLAPQTVTSAGELRRELERIRSQGWAIVDQELEAGLRSVAAPIRDRSDRVVAAVNVSSHASRTGPEQAREELLPPLLETAARIEADLRVAPQAGSSAR
- a CDS encoding CoA-transferase subunit beta — protein: MSSPRPDSATGGEFTSDEMMTVAAARSLRDEAVCFVGIGLPSTAANLARRTHAPGLVLIYESGTLGAEPERLPLSIGDGVLAETADSVVGVPEIFNYWLQPGRVDVGFLGGAQVDRYGNINTTVIGDDYHDPKVRLPGAGGAPEIATSCGEVLIVMRHNPKAFVSAVDFVTSVGHGRDGRAREQLGLPGKGPVRVITDLGVLEPEPATGELILSRVAPEVGVEEVRAATGWPLRTADEVGMQEPPTERELTILRELKATVGNGESS
- a CDS encoding CoA transferase subunit A; translated protein: MARILQLDTAVAELVDDGDTVALEGFTHLIPVAAGHEIIRQRTRNLTLVRMTPDVIYDQLIGAGCADKLVFSWGGNPGVGSLHRFRDAVQHSWPVPLEIEEHSHAGMANRYVAGASGLPFAVLRGYAGTDLPNHTDTISTVRCPFTGEELAAVAALSPDVGIVHAQRADRAGNVQLWGITGVQKETVLASARSLVTVEEVVDELPEQPGAMVLPTWAVTAVAEVPGGAHPSYAQGYYERDNGYYQDWDAIGRDRERFREWLDTEIHGAERSAR
- a CDS encoding thiolase family protein → MSNEVYVLDAVRTPVGRYGKGLAEVRPDDLAAHTVRALLDRSPDLDPARVCDVLFGDANGAGEDNRNVARMAALLAGLPTSVPGATVNRLCGSGLEAVIEASRFVQAGDGDVVLAGGVESMSRAPWVLQKPERAYPRGHETLHSTTLGWRMVNPEMPPEWTISLGESAEILADRYGITRADQDAFAARSHERAAAAWRDGLFADEVAPVPGTELTEDEGVRTDSSPEKLGKLKPVFRSGGTVTAGNSSPMNDGAAAVLLGSERGAEQAGAEPLARVVSRGVAAVDPDVFGIGPVEAARTALERAGIGWGDLSAVELNEAFAAQSLACLAEWPELDPEIVNQRGGAIAIGHPLGASGARILTTLAHQLRRAGGGWGLAAICIGVGQGLAVVLHA